CCGGGAGCGACAGCGCCATCGTCACCGAACACACTGACCGGCTCGCGTGGGCGTCCTCGGCGGTTTCGTCCGATAGGACATACATCTATACTGATCGGCCGATCTATAGGCCGGGCCAGGAGGTGTTTATAAAAGGAATCTACCGCGAAGGATACGACACAGACTACAGAATCCCCATTGGTAAGAAAAGCACGATCGCTGTCCGCAACGCTCGCCGCGAGACCGTCCTCGAGACGGAAGTCGAGCTTAATGAGTTCGGTACGTTCACCGCCCCCCTGCGGCTGCCCGCGGATGCTGCCCTGGGTACCTACTCAATCGGGGCGTTCGGCGGCTGGGCAGTGTTTGACGTTGAAGAATATGTGTCTGCCGCGTTCAAGATCGAAATGCGCACAGACAAGGAGGAGTATATCGCAGGCGAGAGCATGCGCCTTGCGGTTGATGCGGACTATTACTTTGGCGTGCCGCTTGAGGAGGGGAGCGCGGTCTCATACACTCTGACGAGCCAGTCTTACTTTTTTGACCGATACAAGGGGCGCGATTTTGACTTTGGCAGCAGCTGGTATTACGACTACGATGGCGGCTATGGAGACCGGTTTGTACTCCGCGGCTCGACGGTGATGAATCAAAAGGGCGAAGCTCTGATAGAGCACCTGCTCAATTTCGACGAACTTTTCAAGGAAGAAGCGCGGAAACAAAGTAAAATTTTCGTGGTAAACGTGACGGTGAAAAATCGCAATGGGCAGTCTGTCTCGGCGCAGAAGTCGTTTATCGTGCATCGCGGCGAGTTCTACCTTGACGTCCGCGCCGAGCCGCGCTTTGTCGGCGTGGGCGATTCGGCAGAGCTCGGAGTTAAGTCGGTGGATACAGCGGGCAAAGATGTCTCAGTGCGTGACGGCGTGATCGAGGTGAAGAAAATTACCTGGGAGAGTTTCAGGCGGCGTGAGGTGGACGGTGGCTATTACTACCGATCGGAGAAAAAGGAAGAAGTGATCCGTGAGATACCATTTCGTACTGGTCGCGATGGGGTATTTGCGGGAGCGGTGACTCTTGAGAGAGAAGGGCAGTATGAAATTGTCGCGAGGGCGCTCGATGATCGCACCAACCGCGTCGAGGCAATCGAGAGCGTCTATGTCCACGGACCGCGCGCCGTTTCCGTGCGGCCGACGAACAACGAGACGCTCGACCTTGCGGTCGAGACGGATACGCTCGATGTCGGCGGCGTCGGGCGCTTCACGATCGAGTCGCCCTATCCGCGGGCAAAAGCACTCGTTGCGCTTGAGCGCGGAAAAATTTTCACCTACGAGGTGATTGACGTTGATCGTAATTTTCTCGAGTATACGTTCCCGGTCAAGGACGAGTACGTGCCGAATATCTACGCAACGGTTCTGCTCCTTTCGCCGGATCCGGCAATAAAGTATGGCCAAGTGAATTTCAAGGTGAACACGACGGAGCGGGAACTCGACATCGAGGTGACCCCTGACAAGCGCACCTATCTTCCCGGGGAGGAGGTCGCACTCTCAATTGCGGCTCGCGACAGGCACGGCCGGCCAGTTGCCGCTGAGCTCTCGGTTGCCGTTGCGGACCTCTCGGTCCTGGCGCTCAAGGGCAATCCAAAGAAAAATCCCGTGGCGTTTTTCTACGCAGGTTCGCCCCTTGCGGTCGTCACATCGTCGAACGTGAAAAATATTCTTGAAGAGAAAGAGGTGCCGAGCGGCACCAAAGGCGGTGGAGGCGGCGACCCCAAGGACCTCGCGCGTCGCAAGCGCGGCGTCTTCAAAGATACGGCGCTCTGGGAAGGAATGGTGCGAACGGATGCATCCGGGAGAGCGAGTGTTCGCTTCACGCTTCCGGACAACCTGACGGCCTGGCAGATTGAGGGCCTCGGTCTGACGCGGGAGAGTGCGTTCGGCGTTGATTACGAGGAGATTACGGCACGGAAGGAACTCATGGTAGTGCCGCTCCAGCCCCGCTTTATCATCCCGGGTGATAGGTTCACGATCGGCGCGCAGGTATTTAACCAGACGACCGCAGACCAAGCGCTCGATGTCACCCTCGTCTCACCGACGCTCGAATTTCCGGGGAAACAGGAACTCTCCACCCATATCCGCCGCTCTGAATCGGCGACATTCTATTTTCCTGTCCGTGCGCCGCAGACTGTGCAGGATGGGAAGCATACGTTCACCCTCTCGGCACACAATCGCTCGTATGAAGATACGGTCGAGCAATCGATTCCGATTACGCGCAATGATACCTATGAGGCGGTCGCGACGGCTCACTTCACTCGCGAGGCGAGCGCGCGTGAGTACGTCTACCTGCCGGAGAATATCGAGCGGGATCGCGGCGGCGTCGGCGTCAGCGTCTCGGGTACGCTTGCGGTGTTCCTCTCGGATGCACTCAACTATCTTGCCTCCTACCCCTACGGTTGCAGCGAGCAGATCGCGAGCAAACTCTCCTCGGTCGCCGTCCTCAAGCGCGGGCTTAATCTTGAGAATGTGGGGGATGCATTTACGCCGAAACCGATTGTCTTTGACGGTCGCGAATACACGATAGACGAAGTGGTCGCGATCGGCCTCGCGCGCATGTATGAAAACCAGGCCGCTTCGGGCGGATTCACCTATTATGCGACCACAGAGCCGAGTTTCCACCTCACACTCTACGTGGTCAATACGCTCGTTGAGCTCGAGGCGGCGGGGTACACCATTAATCAGAATGTGCTCACCCGTGCGGCGCGATACCTACACACCACTCTGGTCCAAACTCCTGATTTGAGCACGAACAAAGATACGATCATTCTCGCCAGCTACACCATTCTGCGCGTGCCGGGATCCGGTTTGTCTCGCGAGAAGGCTGATCTCGAGGCCCGTATTCAAAAAATCGTCGAAGACAAGCAGTATATTCGTGAGCACATAAACAACACCTCGCTCACGCACCTCGCGATGATTCTCTCACGTCCGTACCCAGCAGAGATCTCGATTGCGAGTAGCCGAAAAGACGAAGTGTATAAGACTCTCGAGAATCGCATTGACATTGACGCGCGCGGCGCGTTTCTCAGCGTGCACCAGGGCAGGCTTCTGTGGGAGTACTATGAGACGCCGATTAAAGACACGGCGCTTCTCCTCAAAGCCCTGGTTGCGGACCGTCAGGAATCGCCCGTCGTGGACAAAGTGCTCCGCTGGCTCCTCAAGAGCCGCGCTAAAGACGGCGCCTGGGGGTCAACGAACAACACCGCCGCCGTCGTTGATGCGATGACCGATTTTCTTTCATGGAAGCGGGAGACGGAGTCGGATTTTGAGCTAAAACTCTCACGGGGCACTGATGCGGTGCAGACGTTTGATTTTGGCCCGGAGACGATACTCAAGACATTTTCCGCGTTTTTGCCGGTGGCCGATTTCACCCCGGGCACAATCGAAACGCTCAATTTTGACAAAAAGAATCGCACGACGACCGCGCCGAATACGTTTTACTATGACATGTCGCTTAAATATTATCTGCCGATTGACACGATTCCGCCGCGGGATGAGGGTTTTACGATTGAGCGTGAATTGTATCGGCTCGATGACCAAGAGATGGAGGAGCCGGTGGCCGAAGGGAAAGTGGGAGACGTGCTCCGCGGGCGACTCACGGTTACCGTTTCAAAACCGAGAAATTTTGTAGCGGTGGAGGACTTTATTCCCGCCGGCACCGAGCTCGTGAACCTCAAGCTCGCGACTGAGGACCAGTCGCTCGCGGACGAGCGAGCGGGGAGCCGCGGGCATGATAGCGGCTATGACTATTATGAAGGGGGTGAGTATTACGACGGAGGCGAGTATTACGATGGCGGCCGCGGTGCTCTCGACCATCCGTTTTCGACTGAGGTGCGTGCGAAAAACGATCGCGGCCCCTTTGCTCTATTGCGCACCATTGTCCGTTCACTCTCGCCGCAGCTCTTTGTGGCGTCGGTGCCGAACCGTCGCAAACTCGAAGCGCTCGAGGACGAAGCATATAGCCAGAAAGTCGCACGGCATCGCGTCCTTCGTCCTGACGCCGAGGAACTCCATGACGATCGGATTTTCCTGTTCACGGAAGCACTCGCCCCTGGCGTGTACACCTATGATTATTTCCTTCGCGCGCTCATTCCAGGCACCTACCACCACCTGCCCGCCATCGTGAGTGAGATGTACTATCCTGAAAACTTCGGCAGGACGCGAGGAGAGTATTTCCGCGTCGTCGAGTAAAAATGTGCGTAGATTTCGAAAGGGTCGAGCGTGTTCTGTCGGGCGGTACCGCGCAAATTTTATGGGCGTTCAATCATTACGATACATACTCCGTAGAGTATTTATTTATGGAGCGCTGATATATATCGGGCTAGGAATAATATTGTCTCTCTTTCAAAATCGATATATCTATTACCCCCCAAAGGGGCAAAAGTTTGAAGCATGCCCCGCGTTTCGTACCGCCGAGCAGGTGCATGTGCAGGGGACACGATTCTATTACAAGAAGCACTCTGATACCCTTGTCGTTTTTTACCACGGTAATGCCGGTTCGGCGTGCGATCGGGCGTTTCTTGCGGGCCTTTTTGAGCGTCTCGGCCTTTCGTATCTATTCGTAGAATACACTGGCTACGGAGGCGACGGATTGCGACCAAGCACCGGCCGACTATTCGCTGACGTGGTGCATGTGAACGAGTTTCTCCGACCGCTTGATTATAAGGTGCTCATTCTCGCCGGGGAGAGTATTGGCACCGGTGCCGCGCAATATCACACGACACTTACACGGGCGGATAAACTGCTGCTCGTAGCACCCTTTCCAACGCTTGCTCGTGTCGCGCGGCGTCACTTTCCGTTTGCCATCTATCCAGTTTCGCTGCTTTTGCAAAAAGATTTCGATAATCCTTCGTGGCTTTCGAAGTTCAAGGGTGAACTCATGATTATTCACGGCAGTAAAGACACGGTTATTCCGATCGCACTCGGCAGAAAACTTTTTGATGCTGCGTCAGCGGCGAGGGGGGAGTTTGTTGAGATTGAGAACGCGGGGCATAACGATATCTATGACAATCACACAACGGAAGAACGCATGGAAAAATTTTTACGTATCGAAGGATAAAATATGCGTGCGGCTACTCGAGCATTATTGTTATGTAGATCGTCTCTGTAACGGAAGCGCTTGTTGCGCTGATTGTGTAGGTGCCCGGCGCGATCGGGGTCCAGGGGAATGCTCTCCCGTTCCCGATATACACCCCATTTACCCGCCATTCCACCGCTTCTCGGGCTTCAAGCGGCACGGTCATGCCGGGCTCAAAGAGGAGCACATCACGATCGTGCGGGTGAGTGATGAACGTCGCGTCGTCTCGGAGGAGCAGCATGCGCGTCTCTTCGTAGTTGTCGCCTGGTAGACCGTAGGCGACACCCTCATCGGTCGACCTGAATTCCTGCAACCCGTCGAAGTCGAATGACGTGTTGCGATTGTATGCTGAAGTTAGCATGATTTCCATCGCGTCGTGCCAGATGCGTCCGGCACCGGACTGGCCGGAGACGTGCGGCATAGGGGTATTGTCGTGATTGCCTATCCAGACGCCGACGAGGAAATCAGGGGTGTAGCCGATAGTCCAGCTGTCGTGGTAATCCCGCGACGTGCCAGTCTTGAGCGCGTAGTGCTCCGTGGGCAAATTGAGGAAGCTCTTGATGCCGAATTGCTCGACGCCGGTCGCACGGTCCGAAAGTATGCGGTTCAGGAGCGCAACGTACGGCGTGTCTGCCACGCGTTTTTCCTGCACAAACTCCCGCTCCATCGGCGGCGTTGTGATCGACACTAATTTATTATCATCCGTATCGCGGGAGATGATGAGCGGCTTCAGTATGCCGCTGTGCGCGAAGAGCGTATAGTAGTGCGAGAGCGTGAGGAGGTCCATCTCGAGCCCGCCGAGGGCGATGCCGAGCGAGTATGACTCGAGGGGCTGGAGTGGCTTGAATCGAAGGGTCTCGGTGAGGAAATCGTAGAAGAGAGGCAGACCGACGTACTCGAGCACTTTGACGCTCGGCACGTTGAGGCTCTCTGACAGGGCGGCATGAAGCGTCACGTCTCCTCGGTAGCGGCCGTCGTAATTTTTCGGATAAAACTCGAATCCCGTTCCGATTTCGTATTTATACTCCCGATCCTCGACGAGCGTATACGGCCGTGCGCCTTTTTCGAGGGCCTTGAGGTAGAACAGGGGTTTTGCCGTGGAGCCGATGGGGCGCGGTTCAAGCGCCATATTTATCTGCGCGCCGGGGATGGCGGCGCGTGGGTACGGAGAACCGACGATTGCGAGCAATTCGTTTTCCGGAAGTTTGATGACGACGATCGCCCCATTTTTTGCGCCTTCAAACTGACTCGAGAGTAGATGTTCGCGAAGCAGTGCCCGGAGGCGCTCGGTGAGTGCACCCTCGAGCGTGAGAGTGCAGAGTTTGGTGCAGCGAGCGCCAAACGCGCTCGCTTCAAACGCTGTATCTCGCTCGTACGCGCGCTCTTGCTTGAGTGGGAGGCGCGGACTCCGCGCGCTCTCGCCGTTTTTTGTCGTAAATGTTTTTCCCGCGCGAGCGAGGAGCGTCGCCGCGGCGCGCTCATTTTCGATCGTACCGGGATACCGGATACTCGGTTTCCCAATGGCGGCGACGAGCGTCGCAGCTTCTTCGCTCGAGAGCGCCGCGGCGGCTCGGCCGAAGTAATACCTGCTTGCTTCCTCAACTCCCTGCGCCTGGTTGCCGAAATACGCGCTGTTCACATACATCGCGAGAATTGTTTTTTTGGACGACCAGAGCTCGAGCGAGAGAGCGTAGAGCGCCTCGAGCGCTTTGTGCATGAGCGTGCGTTTGTTCTCGGTCTTGAGGAGCACTTTGACGAGCTGCTGGGTGAGCGTGCTCGAGCCGTAGCGTTTTCCGGAGTGTACGAGCGCGAGCGCGTCGCGCGCGATGCTCGCGGGGTTCGCGCCGACGTGGTAGTAGAAAAGGCGATCCTCTTTTTTGAGAAGGAGTTGTCTAAAGTTTTCCGGCGGCGTCTCAATCGGCTGCATATAGTAGCCGCTCTCGTTCGGCGAGAGCTTGATGAGTACCCCGGCGCGATCGAGTATCCGCGGTGATTCGAGTTTTTGATACCGTGCGCGGAGATTACCGGCGAGCACGAACGTCACGATGATCACAGCGCAGGCACCACAAGCACAGACGGTGTATAGTTTTGTTGTTCTTAGACGTTGCAGTGCGCGTTGAAAAAGTACGTTCATGCCATGAGCGTATCACGGCATAGCACATGACCGCATCGTTTTTCGTGCACGCGCTGGTGCTGTGGATACGAAACAATGACGCACGTGTCAAGAGTTTCGCAACGGAATACGTCTTTATTTATTGCAGCTGAGGGTTTATTATAGAGGACCAAGGTCGAAAGCTTAAAAAATTACGCTAAAAATTACGCTATAGAATTTATGAACACTCCAAATTCAATGATCGTGCCGGTTGTGGTTGCTCTGATACTCGGCGGGATTGGCGGCTATTTTGCCGCAAGCAGCATGGGCGAAAGCGTCGCGGAGAAAGAGGGAACATCGTCTGAGGTGGCGATGCCTGAGCCGAGCGCAAATACCGCAGCGGTCAATACCGCTCTGGCCGGGACGGACGAGTGGAAAATACAAAACGCCATGAGCGCGGCGCCAGAGGCGATCTCAAAGGACGCGACCGTCCTCGACTGGCCAGCCAAGGAGGGCGATCAGCTTCGACCGCTTCGCGCAGGGACGAATACATGGACGTGTACCCCCGACATGCCTACCTCGCCCGGCAATGATCCGTTTTGCGGCGACGAGATGTCTATGCAGTGGTTTGGCGCGTATATGAGCAAGAAAACGCCGAAAATAGCGCAGGCAGGCATCGGCTACATGCTCCAGGGCGGCTCGGACGCCTCAAACACCGATCCATTCGCCGTGGCGCCGAAAGAGGGAGAACAATGGTTGTCAGCGCCGCCGCACATCATGATCTTCCCAGTCTCGAAGCTCGATATGAAAGTATATGGCACTGATCCGATGTCAGGGAAACCGTGGATCATGTGGGCAGGAACGCCCTACGAGCACCTCATGGTTCCGGTTCAGCAATAACCTCTGATTTTTGTAGCACAGAACCCCCCGCAACGAATTCATTGCGGGGGTTTTGTCATGGTTCCTCCAAACGAAACTCTTTTATCCGGCGATGGGTTGTCTTAGGTATGATGCTGAAGCACGCGGGAATCGCACACATGAAAAGGGATAGAAACGCGCAAAAACTTTTTGTGATCGCCATCATCGGGGCGGCGTGTTGGGGAGCGAGCCTGCTCGTGTTGCGCACGGTAGCGGGGCGGGAGCAGCGATTTGACGAGGCAAAAAACGACATCGCAGGGACATGGGGGAATCGGCAAGTGGTGTTCGGCCCGCTGCTTGTGGTCGAGACGGGCGGGTCGGAGGCGGACGGTTCGCGACAAACATTTTATATACTCCCCGCGACCCTGTACTACGAGACAGAGCTTGAACCGGAGAAACGCTCGAGGGGTATTTTTTCTACGCCGGTATATACGGGTCGGGTTAAGATATCAGGCACATTTTCTGCGGCAGACATGCCGCAGGTAGTGGCGGCTGCCGACGGAAAAACCGCGCGCATTGCTGTGGCAGTGACAGACACCCGCGGCATCGAGAAGCAGCTTGATTTCAAGTGGCAGGAAAAAACAATTCCATTTGAACCCGGGTCAGACATCGCCGCGCTCGGCAGGTCCGGGCTGCATGGGAGCGTGCCGGTTGACACGCTGCGCTCGGATGTTTCTTTCTCCTTCATGTTCGATGTGAAAGGGAGCGAAGGAATATCCTTTGCCCCGATCGGACGAGAGACTCTGATCAGCGCGTTGTCAGTATGGAAGTCGCCGAAGTTTTTCGGGTCTTTTCTGCCTGCGGAGCACTCCCTGTCCGCGTCTGGTTTTGCGGCCCAGTGGCGCATATCGTCATTCGGCCGCTCATATCCGCAGGCCTGGGAGAATCACGAGGTTGATTTTGAGGACATCGTCCGTTCCGCCGCAGGAGTTGATCTCTTTGAGCACGCGGATCTCTACACCAAATTATTCAGGAGCATTAAGTACGCAGTTCTTTTTATCGCAGTAACATTTTTGGCCTTTTTTCTTTTTGAAACATTGGCAGGCGTGCGGATTCACCCTCTGCAGTACGCGCTTGTCGGCGCTGCGCTCTCCCTTTTCTACCTTCTGTTACTCTCGCTCGCGGAACACGTCGGATTTTTCGTGGCCTATGTGATTGCGACACTTATGACGGCAAGTCTTATTTCCCTCTACAGCGCACGCGTGCTCATTAAAAAACATCGGGCGGTTCTGATTTTCGCCGCACTCGTTGCTCTCTATGGCTACTTGTATTTTGTTCTTCTCCTCGAAGAGTACGCGCTGCTTTTCGGCTCACTCCTCCTTTTCGTCTTGCTCGCTTCTCTGATGTATCTGACGCGCAATGTCAATTGGTTTGAGGCCGGGGTTACAGATCCATGAGTACATAAATCCCCCTGCCGCGAGAACAAGCTGCGGCAGGGGGGGGGGTCTAACCTCCTAGGTGTTGTCCGTTACGTAATACATCGTAGCGATGTAGCGTTCCGCATCAAGCCAATCAGTGAGCGCGTCGGCATCTTTGCGCCCTTGATACAATTGCTCGGCCCGGAGGCGAATGGGTACGGCAGCTGAATCACGATAAAAGATTGATGCAATAGGGCCCCCCGTGCATTCGATGCGAGCACGGTCCCAATCATTCATCCGGCGAGCCACTTCTTCCGCTTGCCACAGTTCATAGGCATACTGTCTGACCATTGCGTGGAATCTTTTTCGTGATATTGGGTTTTTTGATCCTACCGAACGAAGTTGTGTTGCCATGGCTTCCTCCCATGTATTTCAAATTGCCTACTCAAAAATTTTGGACCTGCGTATAGAGTGCCATATGTTTGACTAAAGAGCAAGCTAATAAGTCTGATATCATCGTGATATAATTTATGTATA
This sequence is a window from bacterium. Protein-coding genes within it:
- a CDS encoding alpha-2-macroglobulin family protein; its protein translation is MNNNFLAPGRARAGLLWCLRLLRGPHAIRALFVLAALIIIASAGYFLLGDFGRRGERPRAYSAPFSLVPDKISQSAAIAISLPKGVTIALAEASERISFEPDIAGTWLTPEDSAGENERLVFAPREPLKLGLYYAVSVNTGAETLRHDFLVDEDPAIVAVFPAAGSEAPETTSVTVIFNRPMVPLTTLETLDTADIPVEIVPGTPGKFKWITTRNLQFIPETRLMRSANYTVRVKQGLVSMDGLPVAGTEQKFTTRHLRYEQMDSGQHGFAEPVRIRFNQPVDIEKTRARISVTKIEKSALPVAGQSDKVPAVTPGTMLQAPLPFIVTYGERSVYNDETEKSEAFLDTSVLEIYNSEDRFGREGLWDFDTSYSISVSGAYPIDGDVTLSEARQSSIFIPEVITSLSAESDRSTFVEPNLFDPEGTLIVEFAEVIDKEASTIKAEGLLRAEYGETCAADEVGRAYYGNECKKVPDKSSLVLHFDPRAFGRGESVPVRFEKIVNGDGLLLNASPIQKTITTYPSLVIYKMTPQDGAARAALTELVVCTSNPLAPATEENFAERLQSNFTVGLWNWQAPWRVGIADSRAPCAPGQFVNTIRYGLVPEYPYRFTLKLIDDFGEVASTALAFTSGSIERTARKFFHLNRMYNATSPEKTKFTYAVENLEYMDLSICEVSAQTMLRYSEGRPEATVTPSSLPCLTSETHRVELPRQYWTRNFFQIDLAHYIPDARARDHSRLGHFVLTLSHPEYRRLEWVYESAKGRYKDTPREQIFERTFVTVTNLAVAEKKVNRPINRYATDPHKDLTDAALTGDQNLYWVSTFGALAPKTGAKVVLYTLNEGVLREVARAETDGTGVARAPAVVNLFGAVVSAGSDSAIVTEHTDRLAWASSAVSSDRTYIYTDRPIYRPGQEVFIKGIYREGYDTDYRIPIGKKSTIAVRNARRETVLETEVELNEFGTFTAPLRLPADAALGTYSIGAFGGWAVFDVEEYVSAAFKIEMRTDKEEYIAGESMRLAVDADYYFGVPLEEGSAVSYTLTSQSYFFDRYKGRDFDFGSSWYYDYDGGYGDRFVLRGSTVMNQKGEALIEHLLNFDELFKEEARKQSKIFVVNVTVKNRNGQSVSAQKSFIVHRGEFYLDVRAEPRFVGVGDSAELGVKSVDTAGKDVSVRDGVIEVKKITWESFRRREVDGGYYYRSEKKEEVIREIPFRTGRDGVFAGAVTLEREGQYEIVARALDDRTNRVEAIESVYVHGPRAVSVRPTNNETLDLAVETDTLDVGGVGRFTIESPYPRAKALVALERGKIFTYEVIDVDRNFLEYTFPVKDEYVPNIYATVLLLSPDPAIKYGQVNFKVNTTERELDIEVTPDKRTYLPGEEVALSIAARDRHGRPVAAELSVAVADLSVLALKGNPKKNPVAFFYAGSPLAVVTSSNVKNILEEKEVPSGTKGGGGGDPKDLARRKRGVFKDTALWEGMVRTDASGRASVRFTLPDNLTAWQIEGLGLTRESAFGVDYEEITARKELMVVPLQPRFIIPGDRFTIGAQVFNQTTADQALDVTLVSPTLEFPGKQELSTHIRRSESATFYFPVRAPQTVQDGKHTFTLSAHNRSYEDTVEQSIPITRNDTYEAVATAHFTREASAREYVYLPENIERDRGGVGVSVSGTLAVFLSDALNYLASYPYGCSEQIASKLSSVAVLKRGLNLENVGDAFTPKPIVFDGREYTIDEVVAIGLARMYENQAASGGFTYYATTEPSFHLTLYVVNTLVELEAAGYTINQNVLTRAARYLHTTLVQTPDLSTNKDTIILASYTILRVPGSGLSREKADLEARIQKIVEDKQYIREHINNTSLTHLAMILSRPYPAEISIASSRKDEVYKTLENRIDIDARGAFLSVHQGRLLWEYYETPIKDTALLLKALVADRQESPVVDKVLRWLLKSRAKDGAWGSTNNTAAVVDAMTDFLSWKRETESDFELKLSRGTDAVQTFDFGPETILKTFSAFLPVADFTPGTIETLNFDKKNRTTTAPNTFYYDMSLKYYLPIDTIPPRDEGFTIERELYRLDDQEMEEPVAEGKVGDVLRGRLTVTVSKPRNFVAVEDFIPAGTELVNLKLATEDQSLADERAGSRGHDSGYDYYEGGEYYDGGEYYDGGRGALDHPFSTEVRAKNDRGPFALLRTIVRSLSPQLFVASVPNRRKLEALEDEAYSQKVARHRVLRPDAEELHDDRIFLFTEALAPGVYTYDYFLRALIPGTYHHLPAIVSEMYYPENFGRTRGEYFRVVE
- a CDS encoding alpha/beta hydrolase, yielding MSLFQNRYIYYPPKGQKFEACPAFRTAEQVHVQGTRFYYKKHSDTLVVFYHGNAGSACDRAFLAGLFERLGLSYLFVEYTGYGGDGLRPSTGRLFADVVHVNEFLRPLDYKVLILAGESIGTGAAQYHTTLTRADKLLLVAPFPTLARVARRHFPFAIYPVSLLLQKDFDNPSWLSKFKGELMIIHGSKDTVIPIALGRKLFDAASAARGEFVEIENAGHNDIYDNHTTEERMEKFLRIEG
- a CDS encoding transglycosylase domain-containing protein, translated to MNVLFQRALQRLRTTKLYTVCACGACAVIIVTFVLAGNLRARYQKLESPRILDRAGVLIKLSPNESGYYMQPIETPPENFRQLLLKKEDRLFYYHVGANPASIARDALALVHSGKRYGSSTLTQQLVKVLLKTENKRTLMHKALEALYALSLELWSSKKTILAMYVNSAYFGNQAQGVEEASRYYFGRAAAALSSEEAATLVAAIGKPSIRYPGTIENERAAATLLARAGKTFTTKNGESARSPRLPLKQERAYERDTAFEASAFGARCTKLCTLTLEGALTERLRALLREHLLSSQFEGAKNGAIVVIKLPENELLAIVGSPYPRAAIPGAQINMALEPRPIGSTAKPLFYLKALEKGARPYTLVEDREYKYEIGTGFEFYPKNYDGRYRGDVTLHAALSESLNVPSVKVLEYVGLPLFYDFLTETLRFKPLQPLESYSLGIALGGLEMDLLTLSHYYTLFAHSGILKPLIISRDTDDNKLVSITTPPMEREFVQEKRVADTPYVALLNRILSDRATGVEQFGIKSFLNLPTEHYALKTGTSRDYHDSWTIGYTPDFLVGVWIGNHDNTPMPHVSGQSGAGRIWHDAMEIMLTSAYNRNTSFDFDGLQEFRSTDEGVAYGLPGDNYEETRMLLLRDDATFITHPHDRDVLLFEPGMTVPLEAREAVEWRVNGVYIGNGRAFPWTPIAPGTYTISATSASVTETIYITIMLE
- the creD gene encoding cell envelope integrity protein CreD produces the protein MKRDRNAQKLFVIAIIGAACWGASLLVLRTVAGREQRFDEAKNDIAGTWGNRQVVFGPLLVVETGGSEADGSRQTFYILPATLYYETELEPEKRSRGIFSTPVYTGRVKISGTFSAADMPQVVAAADGKTARIAVAVTDTRGIEKQLDFKWQEKTIPFEPGSDIAALGRSGLHGSVPVDTLRSDVSFSFMFDVKGSEGISFAPIGRETLISALSVWKSPKFFGSFLPAEHSLSASGFAAQWRISSFGRSYPQAWENHEVDFEDIVRSAAGVDLFEHADLYTKLFRSIKYAVLFIAVTFLAFFLFETLAGVRIHPLQYALVGAALSLFYLLLLSLAEHVGFFVAYVIATLMTASLISLYSARVLIKKHRAVLIFAALVALYGYLYFVLLLEEYALLFGSLLLFVLLASLMYLTRNVNWFEAGVTDP